In a single window of the Syngnathus typhle isolate RoL2023-S1 ecotype Sweden linkage group LG19, RoL_Styp_1.0, whole genome shotgun sequence genome:
- the LOC133143681 gene encoding eukaryotic translation initiation factor 5A-1-like, whose amino-acid sequence MSDPELDFGTVESGASATYPMQCSALRKNGFVVLKGRPCKIVEMSTSKTGKHGHAKVNLTGIDIFTQKKYEDMCPSTHNMDVPSIKRLDYQLLNITENFMCLMADNGDIREDLRVPDNEVGKEIESKFEGGDEFLVTVMSAMGEECAVATKVLTNK is encoded by the exons atgtcagatccCGAGCTCGACTTCGGGACCGTCGAGTCCGGCGCCTctgctacgtaccccatgcagTGCTCGGCCCTGCGTAAGAACGGCTTTGTGGTGCTCAAGGGGCGTCCCTGCAAGATCGTGGAGATGTCCACATCCAAGACCGGAAAGCACGGCCACGCCAAG GTTAACCTGACTGGCATCGACATCTTCACTCAGAAGAAGTATGAAGACATGTGCCCCTCCACCCACAACATGGATGTCCCCTCTATCAAGAGGCTAGATTATCAG TTGCTCAACATCACCGAAAACTTCATGTGCTTGATGGCCGACAACGGCGACATCCGCGAGGACCTGCGCGTCCCCGACAACGAAGTCGGCAAGGAAATCGAGTCCAAGTTTGAGGGAGGCGACGAGTTTCTG GTCACCGTCATGTCTGCCATGGGGGAGGAATGCGCCGTGGCTACCAAGGTCCTGACCAACAAATAA
- the LOC133143612 gene encoding probable cationic amino acid transporter — protein MSWLHRMSWADFWYRTCSRLLRTKPVGAMVHGGSHEDLTELAGGSAVGLAKVLTTLDLVSLGVGSCVGTGMYVVAGLVAKSVAGPGVILSFVIAAMASVLSGVCYAEFGVRVPKTTGSAYTYSYVTVGEFVAFLIGWNLILEYLIGTAAGASALSSMFDSLANHSISHYMIAHLGTLKGLGKGEDTFPDLLAMFIVLLVTLIVALGVRNSVGLNNVLNLVNMVVWVFIILAGLFFLSAKNWEGGMFLPYGWSGVMQGAATCFYAFIGFDIIATTGEEAQNPNTSIPYAITASLVTCLSAYVSVSVILTLMVPYDLIDGSAPLMEMFAAHGFLWGKYTVAVGSIAGLSVSLLGSLFPMPRVIYAMASDGLLFRSLSQVSAFTHTPAAACVVSGTLASFLALLVSLRDLIEMMSIGTLLAYTLVSVCVLLLRYQPDGAESEGLPGKDHPDVDCSSIGDPSDHENEPSDFHTGSASPLQKLLGAHYPNLLVNLLGVPSSMARPTAWTGRTVTRCTLAFFFLSFLLWSTVIFGVEQSVGTGAAVWGLTAALLGAALAGLLLTVVRQPQSGQTLAYMAPYVPFVPAAAILVNSYLMLKLSPLTWARFAIWCAIGLLIYALYGVWHSSLEVSAREEEAHASSYQRFDDHLDDTFSAHEDDPRERDDGPYRGWTAPEERDLHYQNHAYDRGPGEDDDDFGYQRGGGGHGGLRQTNDHSFDDGYNH, from the exons ATGTCGTGGCTGCATCGGATGTCCTGGGCGGATTTCTGGTACCGCACCTGCTCGCGGCTTCTGCGCACCAAGCCGGTGGGCGCTATGGTGCACGGGGGCAGCCACGAAGACCTAACGGAGCTGGCGGGGGGCTCCGCGGTGGGACTGGCCAAGGTGCTGACCACCCTGGACCTGGTGTCGCTGGGGGTGGGCAGCTGCGTGGGCACTGGCATGTACGTGGTCGCCGGGCTGGTTGCCAAGTCCGTGGCCGGCCCGGGCGTCATCCTGTCCTTCGTCATAGCCGCTATGGCGTCCGTTTTGTCAG GTGTGTGCTACGCAGAGTTCGGCGTCCGCGTGCCCAAGACGACGGGCTCGGCCTACACGTACAGCTACGTGACAGTCGGCGAGTTTGTGGCCTTCCTGATTGGCTGGAACCTGATCCTGGAGTACCTGATCGGCACGGCTGCAGGGGCGTCGGCTCTCAGCAGCATGTTTGACTCGCTGGCCAATCACAGCATCAGTCACTACATGATCGCACACCTGGGCACGCTCAAAGGACTCG GCAAAGGTGAGGACACGTTCCCGGACTTGCTGGCCATGTTTATCGTCCTGCTGGTGACGCTGATCGTGGCCCTTGGCGTGCGCAACTCGGTGGGCCTCAACAACGTCCTGAACCTGGTCAACATGGTGGTCTGGGTCTTCATCATCCTGGCGGGACTTTTCTTCCTGTCTGCCAAGAACTGGGAGGGCGGCATGTTCCTGCCCTACGGCTGGTCGGGG GTGATGCAGGGGGCGGCGACCTGCTTTTACGCCTTCATCGGCTTTGACATCATCGCCACGACAGGGGAGGAGGCACAGAACCCCAACACCTCCATCCCCTATGCCATCACCGCCTCGCTCGTCACCTGTCTTAGCGCATACGTGTCG GTGAGCGTGATCCTGACCCTGATGGTTCCGTACGACCTCATCGACGGCTCGGCGCCTCTCATGGAAATGTTCGCGGCGCACGGCTTCCTGTGGGGGAAGTACACAGTGGCGGTGGGTTCCATCGCCGGCCTCAGCGTGTCTCTGCTGGGCTCGCTGTTCCCGATGCCGCGAGTCATCTACGCCATGGCCTCAGACGGACTATTATTCAG GTCCCTGTCTCAAGTGTCTGCATTCACGCACACGCCGGCGGCGGCTTGCGTGGTTTCCGGGACTCTGGCTTCATTTCTGGCTCTGCTGGTGAGTCTGCGCGACCTGATCGAGATGATGTCCATCGGCACACTGTTGGCATACACGCTGGTCAGCGTTTGCGTGCTGCTGCTGCGCTACCAGCCCGACGGCGCGGAAAGCGAGGGTCTTCCTGGCAAAGACCACCCGGATGTTGACT GCTCCTCCATTGGCGATCCTTCTGACCACGAAAACGAGCCCAGCGACTTCCACACCGGCTCGGCGTCACCGCTCCAAAAGCTTCTGGGAGCTCATTACCCGAACCTGCTAGTGAACCTGCTTGGCGTCCCCTCGTCAATGGCGCGGCCCACGGCCTGGACTGGCCGCACGGTGACGCGCTGCACCCTggccttcttcttcctctccttccTGCTGTGGAGCACGGTCATCTTTGGCGTGGAGCAGAGCGTCGGGACGGGCGCCGCTGTTTGGGGCCTGACAGCGGCGCTGCTGGGGGCCGCCTTGGCCGGACTTTTGCTCACGGTGGTGCGGCAGCCTCAGAGCGGGCAGACGTTGGCCTACATGGCGCCCTACGTTCCCTTTGTTCCCGCGGCGGCTATTTTGGTCAACAGCTACCTGATGCTGAAGTTGTCACCTCTCACTTGGGCGCGCTTCGCCATCTGGTGCGCCATCG GCCTGCTGATCTACGCTTTGTACGGCGTGTGGCACAGCTCTCTGGAGGTGAGTGCTCGCGAGGAGGAAGCCCACGCCAGCTCCTACCAACGCTTCGACGACCACCTGGACGATACCTTCTCCGCCCACGAGGACGACCCACGGGAGCGGGACGACGGACCCTACCGAGGCTGGACCGCCCCCGAGGAGCGGGACTTGCATTATCAGAACCATGCGTACGACAGGGGCCCGGGCGAGGACGATGACGACTTTGGATACCAGAGAGGAGGTGGCGGCCACGGCGGACTGAGGCAGACAAACGATCACAGCTTTGACGATGGATATAACCACTGA
- the LOC133143765 gene encoding claudin-11-like, with amino-acid sequence MSPVCRQACGSLSSLAGWVCLIVAAATNDWVRTCDYSVATCVRMDELGSRGLWTECVIAPALYHCTALNQIINLPAHVQASRAMMVCACLLGLPAMLLVLTSTSCVRLPHNSAANKKRRARVGGSLILLMAVLGLASTVWFPVGVHQEKGLMSFGSSLYCGWAGVALCFLGSGVVLCCHGDVDPSAFARESSFFYSRQRRGGREGGGGASASMVDVPANHAKSAHV; translated from the exons atgtcTCCAGTGTGTCGGCAGGCGTGCGGCAGTTTGTCCAGCCTGGCGGGCTGGGTGTGCCTCATTGTCGCCGCGGCGACCAACGACTGGGTGCGCACCTGCGACTACAGCGTGGCGACCTGCGTCCGGATGGATGAGCTGGGGTCACGCGGCCTCTGGACAGAGTGCGTGATCGCACCCGCACTCTATCACTGCACCGCGCTCAACCAGATCATCAATCTGCCCG CCCACGTACAGGCTTCCCGTGCCATGATGGTGTGCGCTTGCCTGTTGGGTCTTCCTGCCATGTTGTTGGTGCTCACGTCAACTTCCTGTGTGCGTCTGCCACACAACTCTGCCGCCAACAAAAAGAGGCGGGCCCGGGTGGGCGGCAGCCTCATACTCCTCATGG CTGTGCTGGGCCTGGCCTCCACCGTGTGGTTCCCGGTAGGCGTCCATCAGGAAAAGGGTCTGATGTCCTTCGGCTCGTCGCTGTACTGCGGCTGGGCAGGAGTGGCACTCTGCTTCCTGGGCAGCGGCGTAGTcctctgttgccatggtgatgtaGATCCCAGCGCCTTCGCCAGGGAGAGCAGCTTCTTCTACTCCAGACagcgaagaggaggaagagaaggaggaggaggagccagcGCCAGCATGGTGGATGTGCCTGCTAATCATGCCAAGAGCGCCCATGTGTGA
- the rpl22l1 gene encoding 60S ribosomal protein L22-like 1 isoform X1, with translation MIIELYSSHSGEIYLSQQRIRVQENKCQNIKNIRQKKQFASKKSKRGPGWKFSLDLTHPVEDGIMDSANFESFLKEKIKVNGKTGNLGNIVSVARMKNKINVTSDKQFSKRYLKYLTKKYLKKNNLRDWLRVVASDKETYELRYFQISQDDGESEAED, from the exons ATGAtaatagaactttattcatcccacagcggggaaatttacttgtcgCAGCAGCGCATACGAGTGCAAGAAAACAAGTgccaaaatattaaaaac atccgTCAAAAGAAGCAATTTGCcagcaaaaaaagcaaaaggggACCTGGCTGGAAATTCAGTCTGGACCTGACTCACCCTGTCGAGGATGGCATCATGGACTCCGCCAACTTT GAAAGCTTCTTGAAAGAGAAGATCAAGGTCAACGGCAAGACCGGCAATCTTGGGAATATTGTGTCTGTCGCCCGCATGAAGAACAAAATCAACGTCACCTCTGACAAACAGTTCTCCAAAAG GTATTTAAAGTACCTGACGAAGAAGTACCTGAAAAAGAACAACCTGCGTGATTGGCTGAGAGTGGTGGCCTCCGACAAGGAAACGTATGAGTTGCGCTACTTCCAGATTAGCCAAGATGACGGAGAGTCTGAAGCAGAAGACTAA
- the rpl22l1 gene encoding 60S ribosomal protein L22-like 1 isoform X2: MAPIRQKKQFASKKSKRGPGWKFSLDLTHPVEDGIMDSANFESFLKEKIKVNGKTGNLGNIVSVARMKNKINVTSDKQFSKRYLKYLTKKYLKKNNLRDWLRVVASDKETYELRYFQISQDDGESEAED, encoded by the exons ATGGCACCC atccgTCAAAAGAAGCAATTTGCcagcaaaaaaagcaaaaggggACCTGGCTGGAAATTCAGTCTGGACCTGACTCACCCTGTCGAGGATGGCATCATGGACTCCGCCAACTTT GAAAGCTTCTTGAAAGAGAAGATCAAGGTCAACGGCAAGACCGGCAATCTTGGGAATATTGTGTCTGTCGCCCGCATGAAGAACAAAATCAACGTCACCTCTGACAAACAGTTCTCCAAAAG GTATTTAAAGTACCTGACGAAGAAGTACCTGAAAAAGAACAACCTGCGTGATTGGCTGAGAGTGGTGGCCTCCGACAAGGAAACGTATGAGTTGCGCTACTTCCAGATTAGCCAAGATGACGGAGAGTCTGAAGCAGAAGACTAA